The region TGATGAGTTTCAATCTCTCCATGTGCAACCTTTTCTTCTTTAGCTTTTTCTAAAGCCACAACCTGAGACTCTGTAAGAATAAGCCCTTCTTGTGCCACTTTGGATTCTAGTGCTTTTAAGCGTTTGCGAAAGGTTTCCAGATCATGACGAAGCCATACACAACGAACTCCACAAGGAGAAATAAACACGCCTTCTTTCTTTAATTCATTAGAGGCTCTGTTTTGACCAAAGGCAGGATTTTCAATAGCAAAAGCTACAACGCGCTTTTCTATTTCTGGATCTATTCGATTTTTAATATTTGGTACACGCCGATTCATATCTTTCAGAGCGGACTCTCCTCCTTCTGCAAATAAATCCTTGTAACGGTAGAAGGTCTCTCGACTATAGCCTAAATACTTACACGCTCTGGAGACATTTCATAATTCTTCTGCTAAGGATAGTAATCCTAAGCGACTTTTAATTACTTTTGTTTCTAAACTCATTTCTGACTTTTTAAAGGGTTAAACTTTTTGTTTTTATTGCTTTACAAACTTAATCGTTTGCCCTTTAACTGTCAGATCAGATTCAAACTATTACAACTAAATCCTGTAGTACAGCTTTACATTTTAAATACATCTACAAACCCCTCATAACTCACTTCATCTTCTGGATAGCTCATTTCTAAACTAAACTTAGTTTCTCCGGACTGATAGGTTTTCGTGAGCTTGATAACGGCACAACCATGTCTGTGATCATAAGTGTTATTATAATACCATCTGAAGGTAGAGGTTTCCACATTGCCCTCTACCTTTTTAGATGTACTTCTATCCAGCCGCTCTACTACACCAAAAGACTGCTGATGCCATTTACCTGATACATTAGCAAAATACAGGTCATTATTAATACGATAAAACACAAAATATCCTCCTCTATCCAAATCAAACTGACTGCTATCCGTTTTGAAGAATCCACGGTGAGAAAATGATATAAAGTACTTTTCGACGTTAACTGGTGGAGTACTCACAATGTCCCGATATTCAAACCCAGATTCTCTGTTCCTTAAAGATTCCGGGAAACAGGTTGTTTTATCATCCTTGTTGCAAGCCTGTGTGATGATTGCTAGAATTAATAAGAGCAGTTGTTTTTTCATCATACGGTTGGTATTAGTATGCAGAAAGCTGGCTTTTCAATACCCATCCTCTACTGGTTACTCCTTCAGTATTGGTAAATATGGTATATACAAAGTCATTGGCTTCCTCTGTAACCTGTATTTTAGCCCCATACAACAAGTAACTATTCTTTCTGCTATTTCTATTAGGGCTTTTATAGAAGTATGCTCTGGATTCAATAACGGTGTAATACGGACTTGCCGCTGTATCCATCCGATTAACAGGATAATTTTCTCGAGGATTGTTTACATATCGATTATCCTGATTGATTCCCAATAATCTTTCTCTTTCCTGGCTGGCTTCTGTGTAGGTATTAAAGCTTCGGAGATACCTTTTCTGCATATTCCTTAATTCTACATTGATCATATTTTTTCGCTGTGCCTGATCTATCAGTTTGTATTCATCATCCTGATTCAAAAAAGGATCAGTTTCAAAGATTCCTGTAACAACTGTTTTTTCATTTCTGGATACAAAATCTTCACCAACAAAAACAACAAAACTGTACTTGTTACTGGATGTACTTTTAGGCTGACCATTAATATTCTGGTAGTTTTGAGCAGTTTTTAGCTGGTTTGCACTGATAGTATCAACAGTTGTTTTAGATTCCTGTACAATCTTGTTTTCGCAACTTACTGCAATAATCAGAATTACTGATAATATTACTTTTCTCATTTGGTGATTTTTAAGTGGTATTTTTTGAAAAACAACAGGATGACAACATATACTATCCAAAATACTATCAGATATACAACGTCTTTGAATAC is a window of Elizabethkingia anophelis R26 DNA encoding:
- a CDS encoding SH3 domain-containing protein gives rise to the protein MRKVILSVILIIAVSCENKIVQESKTTVDTISANQLKTAQNYQNINGQPKSTSSNKYSFVVFVGEDFVSRNEKTVVTGIFETDPFLNQDDEYKLIDQAQRKNMINVELRNMQKRYLRSFNTYTEASQERERLLGINQDNRYVNNPRENYPVNRMDTAASPYYTVIESRAYFYKSPNRNSRKNSYLLYGAKIQVTEEANDFVYTIFTNTEGVTSRGWVLKSQLSAY